The Pseudomonadota bacterium genome has a segment encoding these proteins:
- a CDS encoding tetratricopeptide repeat protein encodes MKKTSVRKLTAFFLLSFLLSCGHAPSSTEPQRLAEETYEDLLMAFAAHDYQQLKEKLARIKTSGIEDKRIFYIEAIVALAENHPADAVPALQAALAIDPEYAEAHNTLGAVYTQQKHYAEAEKALAKAAGNPLYRTPEKAFHQLGYLYQLQGKPEQALACYQKALAIKADYFPSHYELSRLYFDLNRFEAAALEIEQARILSPTHPGVWLRKAKIARALGESAEAAAAFDEVLKLQPRGLFADEAAAELEALGKYR; translated from the coding sequence ATGAAAAAAACTTCAGTGCGAAAATTGACCGCTTTTTTTTTACTTTCGTTTCTGCTCTCCTGCGGTCATGCTCCCAGCTCGACCGAGCCTCAGCGGTTAGCGGAGGAGACCTATGAAGACCTGCTGATGGCTTTCGCAGCTCACGATTACCAGCAGCTTAAGGAAAAACTGGCCCGGATAAAGACGAGCGGCATCGAAGATAAACGAATCTTTTATATCGAAGCCATTGTCGCTCTAGCCGAAAATCATCCTGCGGATGCCGTACCGGCCCTGCAGGCCGCCTTGGCGATTGACCCGGAATATGCCGAGGCTCACAACACCCTGGGAGCCGTCTACACCCAGCAGAAGCACTATGCCGAAGCCGAAAAAGCCTTGGCTAAAGCCGCCGGCAATCCCCTTTACCGAACTCCGGAAAAAGCTTTTCATCAGTTGGGTTACCTATACCAACTTCAAGGTAAACCTGAACAGGCCCTGGCATGCTATCAGAAGGCGCTCGCCATAAAAGCCGATTATTTTCCTTCACATTATGAACTGAGCCGGCTCTACTTTGATCTGAATAGATTTGAGGCGGCGGCCCTGGAAATTGAGCAGGCCAGGATCTTATCACCCACCCATCCCGGAGTCTGGCTGAGAAAAGCGAAAATCGCCCGAGCTCTTGGTGAATCAGCCGAGGCCGCCGCCGCTTTTGACGAGGTGCTCAAACTGCAACCTCGAGGCCTTTTTGCCGATGAAGCCGCAGCCGAGCTCGAGGCCCTGGGGAAATACCGTTGA
- the kdsB gene encoding 3-deoxy-manno-octulosonate cytidylyltransferase produces MLVKFFFIFQLFFIFIRVDISYRGNAFEGFTKTMRCHERRRSEFRFLEEVGSGRTRRVDFMAVNEEVWVVIPARYQARRFPGKSLALLCGKAMVLWVLEACRAARLPDQVVVATDDRRIAETVEAAGGRVVMTASSHPSGTARLAEVAHRHPEVKWFINVQGDEPGIEPGLVDRVIRRLQERSDPGLVVSAAAELQQKIDYHSPHVVKVVFDFVGKALYFSRSAIPFYQDLEVACRGFQGGCPGVYQHLGVYGYSGEFLRNLQHLRPGVLAGAENLEQLNWLENGVPIEILTCASAWGGIDTPEELERLAAKWSENNRGFVGERYE; encoded by the coding sequence ATGCTTGTCAAGTTTTTTTTTATTTTTCAGTTGTTTTTTATTTTTATCCGTGTTGATATATCTTATCGGGGGAACGCTTTTGAAGGTTTTACTAAAACTATGCGGTGCCATGAGCGCCGTCGCAGTGAATTCAGGTTTTTGGAAGAGGTTGGTTCGGGCCGGACAAGAAGGGTGGATTTTATGGCAGTAAATGAAGAGGTCTGGGTGGTTATTCCAGCCCGTTACCAGGCTCGGCGTTTTCCAGGAAAATCTCTGGCTTTGTTGTGTGGCAAGGCGATGGTGCTCTGGGTTCTGGAGGCTTGCCGGGCGGCCCGTCTGCCTGACCAGGTGGTGGTGGCCACCGATGATAGGAGGATTGCCGAGACGGTTGAAGCGGCTGGAGGACGGGTCGTGATGACTGCTTCTTCGCATCCAAGCGGTACGGCTCGTTTGGCTGAGGTTGCGCATAGGCATCCTGAAGTCAAATGGTTTATTAATGTTCAGGGCGATGAACCGGGGATTGAGCCCGGTCTCGTGGATCGGGTTATTCGGCGTCTCCAAGAACGGAGTGACCCCGGCCTGGTGGTTTCGGCGGCCGCTGAACTTCAGCAGAAGATTGATTACCATTCGCCTCATGTGGTTAAGGTGGTTTTCGATTTTGTTGGAAAGGCTCTCTATTTTTCACGTTCCGCAATCCCTTTTTACCAGGATCTGGAAGTCGCCTGCCGGGGGTTTCAGGGTGGTTGTCCGGGAGTGTATCAGCATCTTGGGGTTTACGGCTATAGTGGCGAGTTTTTACGCAATCTGCAACATCTGCGTCCCGGGGTACTGGCGGGGGCCGAGAACCTGGAGCAGCTGAACTGGCTGGAAAACGGGGTGCCGATCGAGATTCTGACCTGCGCTTCAGCCTGGGGAGGAATCGATACCCCTGAGGAACTGGAACGGCTGGCCGCAAAATGGTCTGAAAATAACCGTGGATTTGTTGGCGAACGGTATGAATGA
- a CDS encoding tetratricopeptide repeat protein: MSKGKISVRRELREPDVFIKTTYSTLSYISHYRRIITLTSIIVIALLATAIGAYWYKCSTEQKAKNLLNQALYALASSAPNATVEQKLQSIITTYASSSARPLAEYLSGNLKYRSGQHQEAVTFYQGKRKNSNRRIRDLEDFSLAIIAFEEKNYTSAISILEQLQSQRSFITEDLYILLGLSYEKNGQVEKAAANYDNMIQRLQNSVFKPWAEERLLTLRNQA, translated from the coding sequence ATGTCAAAAGGGAAAATTTCCGTCCGCAGGGAACTGCGGGAACCAGATGTCTTTATCAAAACAACCTATTCAACTCTGAGTTACATCAGCCATTACCGCAGAATCATCACCCTAACATCAATCATTGTGATCGCGCTTTTGGCCACAGCTATTGGGGCATACTGGTACAAATGCAGCACTGAGCAAAAGGCCAAAAATTTACTCAACCAAGCGCTTTACGCCTTGGCCAGTTCCGCCCCGAACGCCACCGTAGAGCAGAAATTGCAATCCATCATCACCACCTACGCCAGCAGCTCCGCCCGGCCGCTGGCCGAGTATTTAAGCGGAAATCTTAAATACCGTTCCGGCCAACATCAGGAAGCGGTTACCTTTTACCAAGGAAAAAGAAAGAACAGCAACCGCCGGATTCGGGATCTGGAGGATTTTTCCCTGGCCATAATTGCATTTGAAGAAAAAAATTATACCTCCGCCATTTCAATCCTGGAACAACTACAAAGCCAGCGCTCATTTATTACCGAGGATCTCTATATTCTTCTGGGTTTGAGTTATGAAAAAAACGGTCAGGTGGAAAAAGCGGCAGCAAATTATGACAATATGATTCAACGGTTGCAAAACTCGGTTTTCAAACCCTGGGCCGAAGAAAGGCTGCTCACCCTGCGGAACCAAGCATGA